A portion of the Sphaerochaeta pleomorpha str. Grapes genome contains these proteins:
- a CDS encoding DMT family transporter — protein sequence MNKSILYAVGAASLYALHAPFSKYLLNTVPPTMLAALLYLGAGMGVGLLILYQLAGNIKTKAKDFEKRDVPYVVLMVLLDIAAPICLMAGLSRSLPSTVSLLNNFEIIATVLIASLAFKEVISPRLWVSILLICIASILLSVEDFSSIHLTRGSLFVIAACTFWGLENNCTRQLSAKNPLQLVFIKGICSGLGTFVIARSIGQALPPLPFLLASLTLGFITFGLSISLYILAQRNLGAAKTSAFYALAPFIGATLSLLFYWEKPTPSFLLAFALMGAGTIFSMLDQKEQTIKG from the coding sequence ATGAATAAATCAATACTCTACGCGGTTGGTGCTGCAAGCCTCTATGCATTGCATGCACCCTTCTCTAAGTATTTGCTTAACACCGTACCACCAACTATGTTGGCAGCATTGCTTTATCTCGGCGCAGGAATGGGAGTAGGGCTTCTTATCCTCTACCAACTGGCAGGAAATATAAAGACAAAAGCCAAAGATTTTGAAAAGAGAGACGTACCCTATGTCGTTCTGATGGTCCTATTGGATATCGCAGCACCAATATGCCTGATGGCCGGTCTTTCACGTTCGCTCCCCTCTACCGTTTCGCTTTTAAACAATTTCGAAATCATAGCGACAGTCCTGATTGCTTCGTTGGCCTTCAAGGAAGTCATTTCTCCCAGACTCTGGGTATCAATACTTCTGATATGCATAGCGAGTATATTGCTTTCAGTAGAAGATTTCTCTTCTATCCATCTGACAAGAGGATCTCTCTTTGTGATTGCTGCCTGCACATTCTGGGGTCTGGAAAACAACTGCACGAGGCAACTTTCAGCGAAAAACCCGTTGCAGCTAGTCTTTATTAAAGGAATTTGCTCAGGGCTGGGAACCTTTGTCATCGCACGTTCAATTGGGCAAGCTCTTCCCCCTTTGCCTTTTTTGCTTGCATCACTTACGTTGGGATTCATTACTTTCGGGTTAAGCATTTCGCTTTATATTTTGGCACAGAGGAATCTAGGTGCGGCGAAAACGAGCGCCTTCTATGCACTCGCTCCCTTTATCGGAGCCACTCTCTCACTACTTTTCTATTGGGAAAAACCGACTCCCTCTTTTCTACTGGCATTTGCCTTGATGGGAGCCGGTACTATCTTTTCCATGCTTGATCAGAAAGAACAAACAATAAAAGGCTGA
- a CDS encoding carbon starvation CstA family protein gives MVSFFLSLAVLILGYFFYGTLVERLFGPDDRQTPANVKNDGVDFVPMKTWKVFLIQLLNIAGLGPIFGAISGALWGPQVFLWICLGSVFAGGVHDYMSGMLSERHNGASISEITGRYLGKGMLQVMRVFSVVLLVFVGVAFLVGPAQLLARLTPDSLTIKVWVLIILAYYFLATMFPIDKIIGKLYPIFGGVLIFMALGIIIGLFAKGYKIPEIAFTNQHPSGTAIFPFMFITVACGAISGFHSTQSPMMARCITNERDGKKIFYGAMISEGIIALIWAAAGCAFYEGGTTVGLANALKAFGGAPANIVYDVSFGLLGKFGGFLAVIGVIACPITSGDTAFRSARLTIADWAHIDQSKTSKRLALSLPLLLVGFLISKLNYSIIWRYFSWSNQTLAMIVLWAASVYMYRFVKNKYAFLMTLIPAIFMAAVTVTYICLAKEGFRLPPTVSYPIGMVFAVGCLAIFYITTIRHPEKRAQQELAA, from the coding sequence ATGGTTTCATTTTTTTTGAGTCTAGCCGTGCTTATTCTCGGCTATTTTTTCTATGGGACACTTGTAGAACGACTGTTTGGACCGGATGATCGTCAAACCCCTGCAAACGTAAAGAATGACGGTGTTGATTTCGTACCAATGAAAACCTGGAAAGTATTTTTGATACAGCTTTTGAACATTGCTGGTCTTGGACCGATTTTCGGTGCTATCAGCGGTGCCCTCTGGGGACCTCAGGTTTTTCTGTGGATCTGTCTTGGCTCAGTCTTCGCCGGTGGCGTACATGACTATATGTCCGGTATGCTCAGCGAACGCCACAATGGTGCCTCCATCAGCGAAATCACCGGTCGTTACCTTGGAAAGGGAATGCTCCAGGTCATGCGTGTTTTCTCTGTTGTCCTTCTTGTCTTCGTCGGTGTAGCCTTTTTGGTCGGGCCTGCCCAGCTCCTTGCCCGGTTGACTCCCGATAGCCTCACTATCAAAGTGTGGGTCTTGATTATCCTTGCCTATTACTTTTTGGCCACAATGTTCCCAATCGACAAGATCATTGGAAAGCTTTACCCGATATTCGGTGGTGTTCTTATTTTCATGGCTTTGGGGATTATCATTGGTTTGTTTGCAAAAGGATACAAAATCCCTGAGATCGCTTTTACCAACCAGCATCCCAGCGGAACAGCAATTTTCCCCTTCATGTTCATCACGGTAGCCTGCGGGGCAATCAGCGGTTTCCATTCTACCCAGAGCCCCATGATGGCCCGTTGTATTACCAATGAAAGAGACGGCAAAAAGATTTTCTACGGCGCTATGATCAGTGAGGGTATCATTGCCCTTATCTGGGCAGCAGCAGGTTGTGCTTTCTATGAAGGCGGAACAACCGTAGGCCTTGCCAATGCTTTGAAAGCATTCGGTGGAGCACCAGCCAACATTGTCTATGATGTATCTTTTGGCCTTCTCGGAAAGTTCGGTGGATTCCTTGCTGTCATCGGTGTAATAGCCTGTCCGATCACCAGCGGTGACACTGCCTTCAGAAGTGCCCGCCTCACAATCGCCGACTGGGCCCATATCGACCAGAGCAAGACGAGTAAACGTCTTGCCCTCTCTTTGCCCCTGTTGCTGGTAGGTTTCTTGATCTCCAAATTGAACTATAGCATTATCTGGAGATACTTCTCCTGGTCCAACCAGACTTTGGCAATGATTGTTCTCTGGGCTGCTTCGGTATATATGTACCGCTTCGTCAAGAACAAATATGCATTCCTCATGACCCTTATCCCGGCAATTTTCATGGCAGCGGTTACCGTAACCTACATCTGTCTTGCAAAAGAAGGGTTCAGGTTGCCTCCTACGGTAAGTTATCCGATCGGTATGGTCTTTGCAGTTGGCTGTCTGGCCATTTTCTACATCACCACTATCCGCCATCCGGAAAAGCGCGCACAGCAGGAATTGGCTGCCTAG
- a CDS encoding phytoene desaturase family protein, translating to MRTNANKKKVIIIGAGVAGLTAGIYALKKGYLVELYEKNPIAGGECTGWDRKGYHIDNCIHWMIGSKAGTDLNAMYLETRALDPDHGIGLHRQEIMYKSTLNGEFLTLYEDLEKTRKEWIALSPVDEEQINLLFSDCELGKRTVIPAGVPPEQLGAISGISLLIKSLMTFKLFHRYKGISTQDLIDRFHHPLIKACISDFCTPESMGYSFPMCYGNFASGDGGIPEGGSRAMALRMLSRFESLGGVFKGNCPVVKIEVDGQNATGITTEDGQFFAADYIIPACDAAHTFSTLLDPSYMNSMFHDYFSKPESYPVYGMFQAAWAVDCEENLLPCEVMASASQIKTHSWQSERITFKTYFYEPSFAPKGKQIIQALWGMDGTAWDYWKELENDKTAYQAKKQELSCSIEQRIEELWPGYKEKLSLLDSWTPCTYRRYCNAYRGYNQACVITKKSAKIPYPSAYIKNLRNVVLAGQWLSPPGGIPGSCITGKYAAFRVDYLEHKMLFQAKKVFFRVILPTLVVLIATLVL from the coding sequence ATGAGAACTAATGCCAATAAAAAGAAAGTAATCATTATCGGTGCCGGAGTAGCAGGCCTTACTGCTGGAATCTATGCTTTGAAAAAAGGGTATCTTGTTGAATTATATGAAAAGAACCCTATTGCAGGTGGAGAATGTACCGGCTGGGACCGAAAAGGATACCATATAGACAATTGCATCCATTGGATGATCGGAAGCAAAGCCGGAACAGACCTTAATGCCATGTACCTTGAGACCAGGGCACTCGACCCGGACCATGGCATAGGCTTGCATCGTCAAGAGATTATGTATAAGTCTACACTCAATGGCGAATTTTTGACCCTGTATGAAGACCTGGAAAAAACCAGGAAAGAATGGATAGCCCTTTCCCCGGTGGATGAAGAACAGATAAACCTTCTTTTTTCTGATTGTGAGCTGGGAAAGCGGACAGTCATCCCCGCGGGTGTGCCACCGGAACAGCTAGGTGCCATTTCGGGAATTTCCCTACTTATAAAATCACTTATGACATTCAAATTGTTTCATCGCTATAAGGGAATAAGTACGCAGGATTTGATAGACAGGTTCCATCATCCCTTGATCAAGGCCTGCATTTCCGATTTCTGTACGCCAGAATCGATGGGGTACTCCTTTCCCATGTGCTATGGTAATTTTGCAAGTGGTGACGGGGGTATCCCCGAGGGAGGTTCCCGTGCAATGGCTTTAAGGATGCTTTCGCGGTTTGAGAGCCTTGGCGGCGTATTCAAGGGAAATTGCCCAGTCGTTAAAATTGAAGTAGATGGACAGAATGCAACGGGAATAACGACTGAGGATGGCCAGTTCTTTGCCGCAGATTATATTATCCCTGCCTGTGATGCTGCACACACCTTTTCTACCCTGCTCGACCCCTCCTATATGAACAGTATGTTCCATGATTATTTTTCCAAACCCGAATCATATCCTGTTTACGGGATGTTCCAGGCAGCCTGGGCAGTGGATTGCGAAGAGAATCTTTTACCCTGCGAAGTCATGGCCAGTGCTTCCCAGATAAAAACCCATAGTTGGCAATCGGAAAGGATTACTTTCAAAACCTATTTTTATGAACCTTCTTTTGCTCCCAAGGGAAAACAGATTATCCAGGCGCTCTGGGGAATGGATGGCACTGCCTGGGATTACTGGAAGGAACTGGAAAACGACAAAACTGCCTACCAGGCTAAGAAACAGGAATTATCCTGCAGTATCGAACAAAGAATCGAAGAACTGTGGCCAGGGTACAAAGAAAAACTCTCATTGCTCGATAGCTGGACTCCGTGCACCTATCGACGCTATTGCAATGCCTATAGGGGATATAACCAAGCGTGTGTCATCACAAAAAAAAGTGCAAAGATTCCCTATCCTTCCGCTTATATAAAGAATCTTCGTAATGTAGTTCTTGCAGGACAGTGGTTGTCCCCTCCTGGTGGAATTCCCGGCTCTTGTATTACTGGCAAATATGCTGCCTTCAGGGTAGATTACCTGGAGCATAAAATGCTGTTTCAAGCAAAGAAAGTATTTTTCCGGGTAATTCTTCCCACACTGGTAGTCCTGATTGCAACGCTTGTCCTCTGA
- a CDS encoding SLC13 family permease: MMKSLEIMLKREPVLMVSSFLALISMVLVPPSLSYIHYIDFKVLGCLFCLMLVVSGFQKIFLFNHIASFLLTFAHNPRQVSQVLIVLTFFSSMAITNDVALITFVPLTIVVFSLCRKTEPILPTIILQTVGANVGSSLTPVGNPQNLYLFSYYSIPAKTFFFTMLPLVFAGAMLLLLLSLSIPRTSKGFTVEIEKPAKMDVRQTIRYALLFLLSLGAVFNVLSWYSAVIIVVLFSEKILLKKVDYSLLLTFVALFIFVGNLGSLRYVQDFFRNLLEGRVFATSLIASQLISNVPATFLLSPFTGNSRQLLLGVNAGGCGTLIASMASVISFKYFINFAPNETKRYFYTFTGVNLLFVLLFTVIWILFLQ, encoded by the coding sequence ATGATGAAATCACTGGAAATCATGTTGAAGAGAGAACCGGTATTGATGGTATCCTCCTTTTTAGCCCTCATTTCAATGGTTCTGGTTCCTCCATCCCTTTCCTATATCCATTATATAGATTTCAAAGTATTGGGTTGTCTTTTCTGCCTGATGCTTGTAGTCTCGGGGTTCCAGAAGATCTTCCTGTTCAACCATATTGCCTCGTTTCTTTTGACCTTTGCCCACAATCCGCGGCAGGTTTCGCAAGTGTTGATTGTCCTTACTTTTTTTTCATCTATGGCAATAACAAATGATGTTGCCCTCATTACCTTCGTCCCGCTTACGATTGTTGTCTTTTCCCTATGCAGAAAAACGGAACCGATTCTACCAACCATAATTTTGCAGACGGTCGGTGCGAATGTTGGCAGTTCGCTTACCCCGGTAGGGAATCCGCAGAATCTCTACCTGTTTTCCTACTATTCCATTCCAGCAAAAACTTTTTTCTTTACCATGCTTCCACTGGTATTCGCCGGGGCGATGCTTTTATTGCTGTTATCGTTGTCAATCCCACGTACAAGCAAAGGGTTTACCGTTGAAATAGAAAAACCTGCAAAAATGGATGTACGGCAAACCATTCGCTATGCATTGCTCTTCCTTTTGTCCCTCGGGGCCGTTTTCAACGTGCTAAGCTGGTATTCTGCAGTAATAATCGTCGTACTGTTTTCTGAGAAAATACTATTGAAAAAGGTAGATTATTCCCTTTTGTTGACATTCGTCGCACTTTTTATTTTCGTAGGCAACCTAGGGTCCCTTCGCTATGTACAGGATTTCTTCAGGAATCTGCTTGAAGGAAGGGTGTTTGCCACATCCCTAATAGCCAGCCAATTGATTAGCAATGTACCGGCAACCTTTTTATTGTCTCCCTTTACTGGCAACAGCAGGCAACTGTTGCTGGGAGTCAATGCAGGTGGCTGTGGTACCTTGATAGCTTCCATGGCCTCAGTCATATCTTTCAAATATTTTATTAATTTTGCACCCAATGAAACCAAACGGTATTTCTATACTTTTACTGGGGTCAACTTGCTTTTTGTTTTGCTTTTTACTGTAATCTGGATACTATTCCTACAATGA
- a CDS encoding SDR family NAD(P)-dependent oxidoreductase — protein MTSGKGKTALITSATSGIGREVACIHAEHGGGLVLVSKNKTALDQLKEELKEKYDIPIYVIAKDLCDASAPKEIFEEVKKSGLTIDYIINDAGFGELCKSYGHEEKHFLAMLDLVMVSLASLTRLFLPEFTKKNEGRILNISSANMFVPCSMEAMYLASKTFFSNFGTAFSSELSDTNVTITNLMPLKKNSRYETVFGSVKVPLFIRRMNSHKVAKTGYKAMLQGKLNVLCGVTFAQKAMYSTIPSIQKKAIVKSIRKMQEIF, from the coding sequence ATGACTTCAGGGAAAGGGAAAACAGCTCTCATTACTAGTGCTACTTCTGGCATAGGTAGAGAGGTTGCTTGCATTCATGCCGAACATGGTGGTGGGTTGGTACTGGTTTCCAAGAACAAAACAGCTTTGGACCAGTTAAAGGAAGAATTGAAAGAAAAATATGACATCCCTATATATGTCATTGCAAAAGATCTCTGTGATGCTTCAGCCCCAAAGGAAATTTTTGAAGAAGTCAAAAAATCAGGACTGACAATTGACTATATTATCAATGATGCAGGTTTCGGTGAGCTCTGCAAATCATATGGTCATGAGGAAAAGCACTTCCTTGCTATGCTTGATCTCGTTATGGTTTCCCTTGCTTCCTTGACCAGGCTTTTCTTGCCGGAATTCACCAAAAAAAATGAAGGAAGAATTCTTAATATCTCCTCGGCGAATATGTTTGTGCCCTGTTCTATGGAAGCAATGTATTTGGCAAGCAAAACTTTTTTTTCAAATTTCGGTACTGCCTTTTCTTCTGAACTTTCCGATACGAATGTAACCATCACCAATTTGATGCCGCTCAAAAAGAATTCCCGGTATGAAACGGTTTTTGGTTCGGTAAAGGTGCCTTTGTTCATACGAAGAATGAATTCCCACAAAGTGGCAAAAACCGGATATAAAGCAATGTTGCAAGGTAAGCTGAATGTTCTTTGTGGCGTTACTTTTGCCCAAAAGGCAATGTATTCGACTATCCCGAGTATCCAGAAGAAAGCTATCGTCAAGAGCATAAGAAAGATGCAGGAAATTTTTTAA
- a CDS encoding DUF1848 domain-containing protein: MIISASRRTDIPSCYADWFFNRVQEGFVYTRNPKNYHQVSRISLEIDKVDGIVFWTKNPLPMLPRLQELSSFPYYFQYTLTPYGRDIEPSVPPKIEVGIPSFCRLSDTIGPDRVIWRYDPILVTTFYSIDYHLRYFTKMAGLLKGYTNRCTISFLDLYSNMRKNTDKLGLIMISEKEQHYLCENFSSIAHANGMEIDTCSESIDTSRYGMGHARCIDDRLLEKIGGKPLTLSKDKNQRLECGCVTSKDIGMYDTCCNGCLYCYATRNTGQGRRNNALHDPHSPLLIGTLSDGDELAELTHGATQLTLF, from the coding sequence TTGATCATCAGCGCAAGCAGAAGAACCGACATTCCCTCTTGCTATGCAGACTGGTTTTTCAACCGTGTACAAGAAGGGTTCGTCTACACAAGAAACCCAAAAAATTACCACCAGGTCAGTAGGATTTCCTTGGAAATCGACAAGGTGGACGGGATTGTGTTCTGGACAAAAAACCCCCTGCCCATGCTGCCCAGGCTCCAGGAATTATCCAGTTTTCCTTATTACTTCCAGTATACCCTTACCCCCTATGGAAGGGATATCGAACCTTCAGTGCCTCCTAAGATTGAAGTAGGGATTCCCAGTTTTTGCAGACTCTCCGATACCATTGGCCCCGATCGTGTCATCTGGCGATATGACCCGATATTGGTTACTACATTTTACAGCATTGATTATCATCTCAGGTACTTTACAAAGATGGCTGGGTTGCTAAAGGGATATACAAACCGGTGCACTATCAGTTTTCTCGATTTGTATTCCAATATGCGCAAGAATACAGACAAACTTGGTCTTATCATGATATCCGAAAAGGAACAGCATTACCTGTGTGAGAATTTTTCCTCAATTGCCCATGCAAACGGAATGGAGATCGATACTTGTTCAGAATCGATCGACACGAGTAGGTACGGCATGGGCCATGCCCGTTGTATAGACGACAGGCTCTTGGAAAAAATCGGGGGAAAGCCACTAACACTTAGCAAGGACAAAAACCAACGACTGGAATGCGGTTGTGTAACAAGCAAGGATATCGGTATGTATGACACCTGCTGCAACGGGTGCCTGTATTGCTATGCGACCAGGAATACAGGGCAGGGACGTAGGAATAATGCGCTGCACGACCCCCATTCGCCACTACTCATCGGAACGTTATCGGATGGGGACGAGCTTGCTGAACTTACGCATGGCGCTACGCAACTTACGTTATTCTAG
- a CDS encoding AbrB/MazE/SpoVT family DNA-binding domain-containing protein, with protein sequence MNDRLMNTVKVGEKGQIVIPKEMRDLMGIKTGDSLLILADKDRGIAIPKKADMEKIAKDILDHEN encoded by the coding sequence ATGAACGATAGGCTCATGAACACAGTCAAGGTTGGTGAAAAAGGACAGATAGTCATTCCAAAGGAAATGCGTGATCTTATGGGTATTAAAACGGGTGATTCCTTGCTTATTCTCGCTGACAAGGATAGGGGTATCGCCATTCCAAAGAAAGCAGATATGGAAAAAATAGCAAAGGATATCTTGGACCATGAGAACTAA